One segment of Gilliamella sp. ESL0441 DNA contains the following:
- a CDS encoding TfoX/Sxy family DNA transformation protein — protein MSSTFAKKILNKFSTLDDISTKTFFGGFSINSGTTMFGWIGPNDFYLRGHASYRSFFIKQGMEPLTLSSGISTKLLDYYKVNDEWLDDLPKLHSIANMVIEHAKQEQLEKNEIKTKRIKELPNMTLSLERLLFSVGIKDVDTFQKIGHLEAYHKIKNKKEEISINILFILYSSLQRCHVASLSKTTKNEIELAYKYFLENMAQTPYAV, from the coding sequence ATGAGTTCAACATTTGCAAAAAAAATATTAAATAAATTTTCTACATTAGATGATATTTCAACTAAAACTTTTTTTGGTGGATTTAGTATTAACAGTGGTACGACAATGTTTGGTTGGATCGGGCCTAACGATTTTTATTTAAGAGGGCATGCATCTTATCGTTCTTTTTTTATTAAACAGGGAATGGAACCTTTAACTTTATCTTCAGGGATATCAACTAAATTGCTTGATTATTATAAAGTTAATGATGAATGGCTAGATGATCTCCCTAAATTACATTCGATTGCTAACATGGTAATAGAACACGCCAAACAAGAACAATTAGAAAAAAATGAGATAAAAACGAAGCGAATCAAAGAGCTACCCAACATGACATTATCACTTGAACGATTGTTATTTAGTGTTGGAATTAAAGATGTAGATACATTTCAAAAAATAGGACATTTAGAAGCATATCATAAGATCAAAAATAAAAAAGAAGAGATATCGATCAATATTCTCTTTATATTATATAGCTCATTGCAAAGATGCCATGTGGCTTCATTATCAAAAACAACCAAAAATGAAATTGAGCTTGCCTACAAATATTTTTTAGAAAATATGGCTCAAACTCCATATGCTGTTTAA